One segment of Clavelina lepadiformis chromosome 2, kaClaLepa1.1, whole genome shotgun sequence DNA contains the following:
- the LOC143446537 gene encoding ATP synthase F(1) complex subunit alpha, mitochondrial-like translates to MISSKLVAAVGRSLPRTSKNVTKCVSFVATRNLSTTQKFYAEKQGAAEVSSILEQRILGTAPSQDLSETGRVLTIGDGIARVHGLRNIQAEEMVEFSSGLKGMALNLEKDNVGIVVFGNDRNIMEGDIVKRTGAIVDVPVGEELLGRVVDALGNPLDGKGPLKTTQRRRVDVKAPGIISRVSVSEPMQTGLKAIDSLVPIGRGQRELIIGDRQTGKTAVAIDTIINQKRFNEGTDEKKKLYCIYTAIGQKQSTISQLIQRLENTDSMKYSIIVVASAAYAAPLQYLAPYSATSMGEHFRDNGKHALIIYDDLSKQAVAYRQMSLLLRRPPGREAFPGDVFYLHSRLLERAAKMSDNFGGGSLTALPVIETQAGDVSAYIPTNVISITDGQIFLETELFHKGVRPAINVGLSVSRVGSAAQIKGMKQVSGTMKLDLAQYREVAAFAQFGSDMDASTQQLLNRGVRLTELLKQIQYDPMDIAEQIVVIFCGVRGFLDKIDPSKITDFESAFIDHMRSAHSGLVNTIRSEGKLSEETESKLKEVVSSYVKTFQSSSS, encoded by the exons ATGATTTCGTCAAAGCTCGTCGCCGCTGTTGGCAGGAGTTTGCCACGAACGTCGAAAAAT GTAACGAAATGTGTCAGCTTTGTGGCCACCAGAAATCTGTCAACAACTCAAAAGTTCTATGCTGAAAAGCaag GAGCGGCAGAGGTTTCATCCATTCTGGAACAGAGGATTTTAGGCACGGCACCATCTCAAGATCTTTCGGAAACTGGTCGTGTGCTGACAATCGGTGATGGTATTGCTCGTGTTCACGGCTTACGTAACATCCAGGCTGAAGAGATGGTTGAGTTCAGTAGTGGATTGAAG GGAATGGCCTTGAACTTGGAGAAAGACAATGTTGGTATTGTTGTATTTGGTAATGACAGAAATATCATGGAGGGTGATATTGTAAAGAGAACTGGTGCCATCGTAGATGTGCCAGTTGGAGAGGAACTTCTTGGCAGAGTTGTGGATGCTTTGGGCAACCCCTTAGATGGAAAG GGTCCCCTTAAAACCACGCAAAGACGAAGAGTTGACGTTAAAGCACCAGGTATCATCTCCCGTGTTAGTGTAAGTGAGCCCATGCAAACTGGCTTGAAAGCAATCGATTCACTCGTACCCATCGGTCGAGGACAGAGAGAACTCATTATTGGTGACAGACAGACAGG CAAAACCGCCGTCGCCATTGATACAATCATCAACCAGAAAAGATTTAACGAAGGCACCGATGAGAAGAAGAAATTGTACTGTATCTACACTGCTATTGGACAGAAACAGTCAACCATCTCCCAGCTTATCCAGCGTTTGGAAAATACTG ATTCGATGAAATATTCCATCATTGTTGTCGCATCTGCTGCTTATGCCGCCCCATTGCAATATTTGGCTCCTTATTCTGCCACATCGATGGGAGAACACTTCCGCGACAACGGCAAACATGCGCTTATTATTTATGATGATTTATCAAAACAG GCTGTAGCCTACAGGCAGATGTCCCTGCTCTTGCGTCGTCCTCCAGGTCGTGAGGCTTTCCCTGGCGATGTCTTTTATCTTCACTCACGTCTCCTTGAACGTGCTGCAAAGATGAGTGATAACTTCGGAGGTGGCTCTCTCACTGCTCTGCCAGTGATTGAAACCCAAGCTGGTGATGTGTCCGCTTACATTCCAACTAACGTCATTTCTATTACTGATGGCCAG ATCTTTTTGGAAACCGAGCTTTTCCACAAGGGTGTCAGACCTGCTATCAACGTCGGTTTGTCTGTCAGTCGTGTCGGATCTGCTGCCCAAATCAAAGGCATGAAACAG GTTTCTGGTACGATGAAGTTGGACCTTGCCCAGTATCGAGAGGTTGCCGCATTTGCCCAGTTTGGTAGCGATATGGACGCCTCCACGCAACAGTTGCTCAACAGAGGTGTTCGTCTTACCGAGCTTCTCAAACAAATTCAATACG ATCCCATGGACATTGCTGAACAGATTGTGGTTATCTTCTGTGGTGTAAGAGGATTTTTAGATAAAATTGATCCATCGAAAATCACAGACTTTGAAAGCGCCTTCATTGACCACATGCGTTCAGCACATTCTGGTCTTGTCAACACAATCAG GTCTGAAGGTAAACTGAGTGAAGAAACGGAGAGCAAGCTGAAAGAAGTTGTATCGTCCTACGTCAAAACCTTCCAAAGTAGTTCtagttaa